DNA sequence from the Thermococcus gammatolerans EJ3 genome:
CTTTCCAGCGCCGATTTTCCTTGCGAACTCTATGAAGGCCTCCGCCTCGTCGTCGTTGATCCCGAAGATTATGACAGGAGCAATGAGGACGTCTATTCCCGCGTTTACCAGAGCTTCCGCCATCTCCAGAACGTGATCGAGGTCGTAGCTCTTCATTCCCATGAGCATTTTAGCTTTTTCCGGGTCGAGGGAGTGAATGGAGAGGTTTACCCTGTCGAGGCCCGCCTCCGCAAGTTCTTCGACGAGTTTATCCGTAAGAAGCGTCCCGTTGCTCTGCATGGAGATCACGGAGACGTTTGGATGCTCTCTCAAGGCCTGAACGAGCTCGACGCGGAATGGATAGATGAGCGGTTCTCCCTGACCGTCTAGATGGGCTTCTAAACCTTTTCCCTTTATCCTCGCGACCTCGTCGAACCACTTCATCAAGTAGTCTATATCAACCACGTAGTCGAGCTTTCTGGTTCGCGAATACGGGCCCTCATCAACAGAGCAGAAGATGCAGCTCAGGTTACAGCCGCTCACGCCCCTTATCTGGATGAGGTTCGTTCCCCGGTCTATTAGGCCAAAGGCGTTGTAGCCGAGGAGAGGAACGTCAAGAGCTTCGTGAATGTAAAGAACTTTTCTTTTGGTGTACCGATTTCTAAGCAGGGCACCGAGGTTGTTCTGAATGTATAGTGCTATAAACCCTTCAACTTTTTTGTAGTCAGTGTCTATAATTAGTGTACCGTTTCGGGCTGTGATTTGGGGCGAGACGCGGTACTTTCTTCTGATGACCCTCTCAAGCTCTCGCTTTGGAAAGTCTGCGTAGAGGGTTTCGCGCCAGATCAGCCTGATGGCATCCCCAAGATCCTCAAAGCGTGAGTTTGGCAGGCGGAGCTCTATCATGCCCCCAGTTCCGGGGTCGGGACTTAAAAAGCAAACGATGGATGAAAAATCCATCACTGTCATATCTGGATGCATGTGAACATGGAAACATTTTAATATCAGTGATGCAAAACGGTTAGTGATGAACTACTATGGGTGATGAGGATGTGGGGAAAGATCGAGCACTACTTTGACGAGTACCCCGTGAGGAAGCTTATAGCAAAGACGCTCCTTAAGTACGGTCTCAGGGTTTCGGACGACCTCAAGATAAAGGCCGGCGACATTGAGGTGCCTTACACGAAGATAGCCAAGGCCCTCGACGTTGACAGGAGGGTCGTCAAGGAGACCGTCAGCATGATACTCAAGATTCCCGACCTGAGGGAGATATACACGAACCTCGAGCCGACCGTCCATATGAAGCACGTCGGCAGGCACGTTGGTTACGGTGTCATCGAGATCGAGCCCGAGCCGAGGGCGGTTGGAATACTCGCCAAGATAGCCCAGAAGATAGCGGACAGGGGGATAAACATCGTCCAGGTCGTTGCGGAGGATCCCGAGCTATATCCCGAGGCAACTCTCACGATAATCACGGAGAAGCCGATTCCGGGCGATCTCATCAACGAGCTCTCCAAGCTGGAGGGTGTTAAGAGGATCTCGATATACTGAGTTCCCGTTCTTTTCTTCCATTCCCTAGTTTAACTTTGGAGCCTGAAGAACCCTCCGATGCATTAAAGGACAAATTTGCTTCCTTCGATTAAACTAAAAGTTTCAAACTTTTGGTCTAATCAAGCAAGGTTTATAAGCAATTGTTTTCAACCCTCGGTAGCTCACGGTTAAACTTCCACATCTCTGGAGGGTTGATAAATGGAAGAAGCGGGCAAAATAAGCAGGTACCTGTACACAGTGATCGTCCTGTTCTTGATATGGCTGTTCTTAACGGCAAGCACGGACCCACAGGAACTCGTTATGGGGGTAATATTTTCCCTGCTGATAGCGGCTTTCGCGTATCCAATATTCACCACCAGAGGCCTGGCAAACCTTCATCCCAAGAGGGTCGCCTACGCGATAGCGTACATACCGTACTTTCTGTGGGCCATGATCATGGCCAACCTCGACGTGGCCTATAGG
Encoded proteins:
- a CDS encoding radical SAM protein gives rise to the protein MIELRLPNSRFEDLGDAIRLIWRETLYADFPKRELERVIRRKYRVSPQITARNGTLIIDTDYKKVEGFIALYIQNNLGALLRNRYTKRKVLYIHEALDVPLLGYNAFGLIDRGTNLIQIRGVSGCNLSCIFCSVDEGPYSRTRKLDYVVDIDYLMKWFDEVARIKGKGLEAHLDGQGEPLIYPFRVELVQALREHPNVSVISMQSNGTLLTDKLVEELAEAGLDRVNLSIHSLDPEKAKMLMGMKSYDLDHVLEMAEALVNAGIDVLIAPVIIFGINDDEAEAFIEFARKIGAGKRWPALGFQNYVPYKFGRNPVIAKPVPFKEFYAWLRRLEEKTGMKPLVLKPSHFGMEKREFIPLAFRPGEIVKAEVVLPGRIEGEMLAKARNRLIEVVGTRAEVGDRIRVRIVRTRHGIYIGREV
- a CDS encoding ACT domain-containing protein encodes the protein MWGKIEHYFDEYPVRKLIAKTLLKYGLRVSDDLKIKAGDIEVPYTKIAKALDVDRRVVKETVSMILKIPDLREIYTNLEPTVHMKHVGRHVGYGVIEIEPEPRAVGILAKIAQKIADRGINIVQVVAEDPELYPEATLTIITEKPIPGDLINELSKLEGVKRISIY